In the genome of Odocoileus virginianus isolate 20LAN1187 ecotype Illinois chromosome 17, Ovbor_1.2, whole genome shotgun sequence, the window GACTTGCGATTTCTGCCCTTTCAGGATGGCTCTGCAAGCACAGGGGAGAGGACTCCatctccacccccactcccttcTCTTGCAGGCCTCAAATGTTCCAGCTGCCTCTGACCACAAGCCTTTGCTgaagctgttccctctgcctggaacactctccCTCTGCCTTTGCCTGATTAACACCTTGCTCTGCCTTCAAACCTCAGCCAATcactgcttcctccaggaagcctgccctgaTGCTTCAGCCAGGCCTGTTGCAGCTTTTCCCAGAGCCAACAGGCAGCATCCTGTCTGCATCCCAAAGAATTGAACTCCAATGGCAAGCTGCTTTGCTCTCCTCTATCCCCAGACCTGACCTGGAGCAGACACACATGAGAGCTCCGATGAAGGTCTGTGTCCGAGTCCTCTGTGCTGAGGGCTGCCCTGATCAGAGCTGTGGGTGCCTCTTCTGGTCACGTTCAGCCCTTAGGGACCGGTATCCTCCCATGAGGAAGAGACATTTGTGGCCCACACTTGGGGAAGGGGAGCTACTAGTGGAGCTGGGCGCCCAGAGAGAGGCCTGTCCTCCCTGGCTGAGGGACGGTCAACCTTGCAGAAGGCCCAGTCCAGGCGGAGACGGGCTGCACCCCACAGCAGCAGCACCAACCCCAGCGCCCTGGGCTGTGACCAGTAACCACAATAAAACAGcaacagtaagacagaaaaaCACTCATCTGTAGCATCTACTACCAGCCAGGCGCCAGACTCAGCACAAAAAAACCCTTAAGTCATCAAATCCTCAAAACAGCCCATTTTGCATttaaggagactgaggcacagagaggttaattgACTTGTCCAAAACCGCCCACCTGCTAAGTGGGGAATTGAGTCAGTCAGGGCCCTTtatcactccccacccccaccctgacaCTGGCCCAGGGTGGAGGCAGCCCCCCCAGCCAAGGGCAGGGGGGTACGGAGGAGGGGACTCTTTGTCACCCCCTAATTCCACCTTCATTATGCCCCCGAAGTCGGATCATCTTTGTATCCCTCTGCCTGGCACCCAGACAATGCCTGACACCAAAAAGTTGCTCAATAAATCTGTATTGAAAAAAGTAGATGATGGGAAGCTACTTTTTTCGGGGCAACATAGCACAGTCCAGTTAGAGCTGGACGCTCCCGGCCAGGCGACCTTAGGCACGTTCATTGGCTCTGTGcttctcagtttccccacctgtaaaatggggtgaaAATAACACTTGTCAACTGAGAACTCTTGGGAGGCTTAACTGCTTTAACACTTGTAAGGTGTCTGGGACAGTCCTGGACACACGGTAAAAGGCACATGAGCGTCTGCTCTATAAACACTTGCCTGgcctttgtttcttcatgagTAAGCGCaacccttcctctctctccctcagccCAAGTTCGCTCGGAGCCGAACGCGGCGAAAGCAGAACTACGACTCCCAGGATGCATCGGGAGTGTGCTCAGTGTTCGCCGCGACGAAAGCTGAACTACAACTCCCAGCATGCCGCGGGGGACCTTCGGCCGGCCCAGGTCATTCGCGGCCGAAGTCTGGAAATCCTGCCGCTCCGATCCAGCCGAGGAAGATCGGGGCTGGGGGGCCCGGCACTATCCCCGCCATGCTCCGCAGACTGGCCCGGGCCGCGACCCCGCGGCAGCGGGTCTTCTGGGCGCGGAGGTCTGGGAGCCTGGCGGAGGTTCCGACGTACGTGGTGGACCTGCGCAGCGACACGGTGACCAAGCCCGGGCCGGCCATGAGGCGCGCCATGGCCGAGGCCGTCGTGGGGGACGACGACTACGGCGAGGACCCCACCGTCCGCGGTGAGCCCGGCGTGCAGGCCGGAGCCGGGGGTCCTCGCGGCGACCCCAGGGCGCTGTCCGTGGTGCTGGTGGGAGCGGAGGTCAGGGGTTCGGGGTGGCGGCTCAGCTGCAGGCCGTTTATTGCGCTCggttcccttgcagctcagtctGACACATCACTCGAGaacctgttagaaatgcagagtctcggGTCCCACACCGGGCCTTCGGAGCCAGAATCTGCAAGTTAACAGGATCGCCGGGCGATTTGTGTGCTCATTGAAGTGCGGCCCCACGACACGATGAGAATGGGTGTTATCTTATCTTGCAGAGGAGGGCTTTGAGAAGCTAAGCCAGGTGCTCAAAAGCAGGACTCGAATTCAGGTCTTCTCACTCTGGAACCCTTGGCTATTGTCCTGCACCCACCACCTTCCCAcatgaagacaaaagaaaacccaTCTAGAAAAGGGTTTTTCCACAGGCTGCTCCTCCAGAGGAGTGAGTTCTAGAAACCTCGAAAGTGTTTTCAAGATGGTTGAAAGTTGCTGCCACCCACCCTGGTTTGAGGGTTGTTGCCATAGTGAGCCATTACTATTGCTGGGGTGTGTACAAACCATCAGCTGTGCCAGGGGCAAGTCGTGGGGTCGTGACTTTAGCCCTGAGGGCCTGGATGTGGGGTCAGATCATGATGGGGCTGATCAAGCATCCAGCAGACACCCACTGTTGGCCTGGAACTTCAAAGATGCTGACCCATTGCTCAGCAGGTAGCCTGATGCATAGACGGTCATCCCCACTGGGTGAGGGAGGTGCTGGGGTTAAAGCATCCACAGAGAGTGCCTTGGGGGCCAGGGGTGGGTGAAAGGAGACTTGGGACTCACAGGAAAGGGGGACTTTGTGGAGGAACCTCTTCAAAGATGAATGAAATGCTCCACCCCGAGTCCTGGGCAGGGAAAAGAGAGCTGGCTCACCAGGGCAGAAACATGGTGAGAAAGGTGTTCAGGATATGGATGGGCAATGTGGCTGGAGCTGGGGTGTAGGACTTCACCCTTGTTCCTGGAGGGGAGGCAGAGGCCCGATCCCATCAGTCTTGAATGTCATGGCAAAGGAAGGGGAGCTTTAAAGCAGGAGCCGGAAGCCCCGCCCCCTTCCAGCCCCCTAGAGTCTCCTGAGGGCTCCAGTCCTCCTGTTCTGGGAGAGGAAGTCAGCAGAGAAACCACAGGGCCCCACCTGCAAAGGACCGATGGGAAAGGAAGTCAGACAGGTGTGAGGTCTGGGTGGGACAGGAGGGTTCAAACCACAGAGTttcaatgggggggggggggttggagaACATGGCCCAGGAGGAggcagcgggggggggggggggggcagtcagAGGGTTGACTGAGGGGCCCTGAACCCAGATGTGCAGCCACCAAGACCGCAGACTGCAGCTGGAAGACTGGGGCTGGCTCCCAACCGGCCACTCACCACAGCCTTGGGCAAGATGTCCTTATCCAGACTAGGGGCTCAAGGAGTGAGTTAGGAGAGGACTTTGAAAAGTGCCATTGTTAATGgggccccaccccatcccttcctGCTTCAGAGCTGCAGGCTACAGCTGCGGAGCTGCTTGGGGTGGAGCAGACCCTGTTCGTGCCCACAAACACCATGGCCAATCTCATCTCTGGTGAGCATGCAGCGACCTCCACTTGCCCTCCAGGCCCTCCTTCCCCGCTTCTCCCTTTTGTGGTGGGGGCTGTGACAACATCAGTGGGGCTCTGAGCCATCTGGAACCCATAGCCACACCCTTCTCTCACCCCTTCCTGCCTGGGGGTCTTGCCCCCAACCTCGAATTGTGACTTCCCTGCAGGCTGCCACACCTTTGTAAATTGCCTCTTTATCAAGCAGTCCGGTTTCCCAGTGGGTGCCCTCTGTTTCCTGCTGGGGCCTGACTGATGCTGTGCCCTCTGACTGATGCTGGGCCCTCAAAGGGGAGCATTGTGGCTGGCCTCCCCTTACAGGAGGTACTCTGCAGGGGGGCTACagagaatggggggggggggtgggcgaTACAGAGTGTGCAGGGCCCAATAATCCACAGGCCTAGACTTGTGGACTTGGTAGGATGCTTTCCAGCACAAGGCAGGAAGGTGTCTTAAAGGGGCGCTCTCTCCTAATTGGCATAAGGTACTTGGGAGCTGGCGGTGGCCCTGAGGGTCAAGCCTGGCTGAGCTGGATGGGGACAGACGGGGAGAGGACATGGcccaggaggaggtggggtgcAGAGGGTTGACTGAGGACCCCCTGGACCCACGTGTGCGGCCACCGAGACCACAGGCTGCAGCTGGCAGATGCAGTCTGCCAGCACTTGGTCCCaacactgcccccaccccatctaCCTTAGTGATGTGTCACTGCCGGCGCCGGGGCTCCCAGCTCCTCCTGGGGCACGAATGCCACATCCATGTCTATGAGCAGGGCGGGGTGGCTCAGGTAAGCACCCAGCACCTCTCACCCTGGGGCCAGCACAGGatgctcaacagttgtggtgggAACCTGTTTCCCTGGCACAGGGCTGGGACCTGCAGAGGGAGAAATGGCTGGGacggtggcttctctgggggaggcaggaaggagagccATTCCCAGATTGACCACACAGGGGCAGGCTGGGCTCAGTCCGGCAGCCTGTAAGCTGGCTGCACTCGGCACCCTGCTGCCCCCTAGTGGGCACTCAGCGCACCGGAAGCTCAGGCCGGAGGGACAGCAAACATGGTGTCTTCCATCTTTCCCCGACTTCGCTGGGACGTCTGTGCCCAGGTCCATAGCTCAGGCGGAAGCCTCCACGGCCCAGAGCTGGGGAGGAGCAGACAAGACAGGGGTAGGAGGTACTGTTGGACCCCTGGACCTTATcctctgcccccccaccccacacctgcaGATCGCAGGGGTgcactcccaccccctcccagacCTGCCCTACGGCACCCTGGACCTGACTGAGCTGGAGAGGCTGGTCACACGGAGCCTTGGGAGCCCCTACCATCCGATCTGTGAGCTCATTTGCCTGGAGAACACCCACAGCAGCTCAGGGGGCCGGGTCCTCCCCTTGGAATACCTACGGCAGGTAGGCCCAGCCCCACCACTCTGCCCCCACCGCTAGCCAGCTACTGGCTTCCTGTCCCCTGGGTCCCCTGCTGGGGTTTAGTCTCCTCTGATACATGTCTGGGTGCCCATCAGTGGCCAGAACTGCTCTGGGAGACACGGGTGTGATTCTAGGTGCAGCTGCAAAGAGAATGGTGGCCCAGTGTAGAGTCCCCAGGGCCCCAACCTTCCTCCAAAGAGCAGAGACCCGCCCTTTGGGGCGAGTCCCCAGGCAGCACCAGCTTGGCCAGGTCTTACAGCCAGAGTGCGAGGGCTGAACACTGCCACGCTCCCCGCGAGAACCTGAGGGCCAGCTTGCCCTGCAGACCTATTCCTCACCTGGGAAACAGGGCTGGGGGCTCCCCTCCAAGGTGGCTGTGGCGCTGCTGAGACAGGACGAGGTGTTCGTGGCCTGGCCTACAGTGAGCCCACCATAAACAGGAGATAAAGCCCTTATCATTGAGCTCCTTTCACAGAGGACAGCCTGGGCCCAGACCCAGAGTGACTGCTCGGGTTCCAGATGGCCAAGCTGGTCACCAACCACGCAGAccccttgtgcttcctccaggagACAAGCCCAGTGACTCTCTAGTGACCTTTTGGAGACCCATCCTCCCCCCAGCGCAGCCCCTCTGACTCCACCTGCATCTTGCCCACAGGTGCACTTGCTGGCCCGAAGCCATGGGGTCCGTGTCCACCTGGATGGGGCACGGTTGATGAATGCCGCGGTGGCTCTGGGCGTGCCCCCGGCCCACATCATGGAGCACTGTGactctgtgtctctctgttttTCCAAGGTAGGGAAGCTACAGGAGGGTGGAGGTGCCCACTGCAGGAGGCTGAGCTGTGTCCTGGGGCTCCTGGGAAGGCAGCTACTCACCCTGGGTCCTCTAACTCCCTCCCCTAACGAGGCCACAGTGTCTGCCCCTCCACATCCCTCTTGCCCCCTCCCGAGCCCCGAGAACAGAGATGCACACCATGGGCAGGTGGGCAGGCCTCCTCTCTTCCTTCAGGGCCTTGGTGCACCAGTGGGGGCCCTGGTTGGGGGACCCAAGGACTTCATTGAAGAAGCCTGGCACCTCCGGAAAGCCCTGGGTGGAGGGATGCGCCAGGCTGGGGTGCTGGCCGCAGCTGCCCTGGTGGGACTGGCTGACGCCGAGGAGATGCTGCAGAGGGACCACCAGAATGCCCAGAGATTTGCCAAAGGTGCCTGGACACCCCACCACTTCCCTTTGGCCCCAGGGTGGTGCCTTGCGGGTCCCCTGTAGCAGGGCCCAAGTCCCCAGCAGGTGTGCATCCCTCCAACTCAAGTCGGTGAAGGGCAGCTGCCGAACCAGGAGGGGTGGGATCCCGGGAACTCAAGGGCTTTACCAGACCACACCCCATGCAGGGCCTGGACTAGCAGGCACCCAGTGGGGTTCAGTAATTCTTGGCAGATCCGGCAGAATGTAGCCTTTAACCTAGGTTGAGTCTTCACAGCAACCCCACAGtgtctccactttacagatgaggaaactgagaggtTAATTGATTTGTctaaagaaagtgttagtcactcagtttttatctctttgcaagcccaccaggaatgtagcccaccaggctcctctgtccatgtggttctccaggcaagaatactggagtgggttgccattcccttctccaggggatcttcccaaatcagagatcgaaccctagtctcccacactgcaggcagattctttaccgtctgagccaccactaaTGTGTCCAAGGTCACAGCTAAAAAGTTGCAGGGCCAAGTCTGCCCAGGTCAGGACTAAggctccctcctttcttcccatcATGGCTGGGCTGCCCTCTGCCTTTCCTGGGTGACAAGGCCGGGGTCATAGGGTAGCCGTACAGTCCTGTGGTTGGGCTCAACTCACCGCAGGACTTGGGCCCAGGGCTTCAGGAACTGGCGTCCCCCGTCTGCTCCGTGGATCCCACCGCCGTGGAGACCAACATGGTGATGGTGAGAGTGGACGGGCTGCCGCCCAAGGAGCTGTGCCGGCGCCTGCAGGCCGTGAGCGCGGACGAGGCGGCCCAGACCGGCCGCGCGGTGCGTGTGCTGGTCTTCCCCTGGACGGAGCGGTCGGTGCGTGCCGTGTGGCACCGGGACGTCTCTGCGCAGGACACAGAGCTGGCGCTGGGAAAGTGGGCGTTCGTGCTGAGGACCCTGCGCCTTGGCCAGGATGGACGGAGCTGACGAGGGCAGGTATCTCCAGCGAGCAGGCGGAAGGAGAGGCAGTAAAACGGCACCCCGTCCTCTGCTGGTCTCCTGGGACCCCCTCACTTCCGTCACATGCGGGGTGATGCCTCCCACCTGTTCATTCAGCAGACCCCACGTGCTGCTGTGTCTGGGATGGGGGCCCAAGCATGCTGGGACAGGTGGGACACCCGCCACAGCCCGAGGGGCATGAGAGCATTTCGGGGACCAGCAGGAGGAAGAACGAGAGGACACAGAAAGGGACACCGGCGGGGGTGgcctggtggggggctggggcttTACCTTGGCAATCGTCTGACTTTTTAAACAATAAGTTTCTTCTTGCTTACAAATGAATGTCATTACTGCACATAATTTGGGACTGGATCTCCTTTCAAGCGACTCCTGGGGTGATTTAGACTCGGTGGTTAAGACCACCCTCctctgagtccctctgctgtccacctgaaactaccacattgttaattggctacattctaatataaaataaaaagaatatatctatGCCACGCCTCTGCTGAGGTTAACCAGAACACCTGGACAAAATATACTTTTGAAAACCACCTAAAATAATcactattactatttttttttgcatatttcattctggatatatatgtatgtatatatacatttatatgaatctgcatgtggatttttttaactAGGGGAGATAGGCCATCACATcagtgctttcagttcagttcagtcgctcagtcatgtctgactctttgcgaccccatgaattgcagcacgccaggcctccctgtctatcaccaactcctggagtttactcaaactcatgtccatcaagttggtgatgccatccagccatctcatcttctgtcgtccccttctcctcctgcccccgatccctcccagcatcaaggtcttttccaatgagccaactcttctcatgaggtgaccaaagtattagagtttcagcttcagcatcagtccttccaatgaacacccaggactgatctcctttaggatggactggctggatctccttgcagtccaagggactctcaagagtcttctccaacaccatagttcaaaagcatcaatttttcggcgctcagctttcctcacagtccaactctcacatccatacatgaccactggaaaaaccatagccttgaccagatggacctttgttggcaaagtaatgtctctgctttttaatatgctatctaggttggtcataactttccttccaaggagtaagagtcttttaatttcatggctgcaatcaccatctgcagtgattttggagcccccaaaaattaagtctggcactgtttccccatctatttcccatgaagtgatgggaccaggtgccatgatcttagttttctgaatgttgagctttaagccaactttttcactgtcctctttcactttcatcaagaggctttttagttcctcttcactttctgccataagggtggtgtcatctgcataaacATTAGTGCTTTAGAAAACCCTTAATAGGAATCGTAGGAGGAGGAATAGCTTTGTGAGGGTAGAGGATACTTCAGTTTAAGAACATCGTTTTAGCCCGGAGTAGTTAGAAGCTGCCAGAAGCAGAAGTGTAGGCATGGTGCTTAGGAGAGGACCTGGACTGGAGGCACGGAGGTAagtctgagccacaggagaaaaGGCATCCCTGGTGGGCCAAGGAAGCCTGTAGCTGAGGACTGCCCTTCTTTGCCTCCctcccttatttttatttatttattttttggccatactgcatggcatgtgggatcttagttccccgtgccccctgcaatagaagcttggagtcttaatcactggaccatcagggaagtccctgcctccctccttagAAGAATCTAGATCTGTCTATACTCGGAAATGCAGCATCCGGGACTCCCCAAGGCCCCAGGATCACTCTCCTGTGTGAGAAGGTGACAGTAACAGAGAATCCGAAGAAAACCAGCAACTCTAAACCTCCgcagtgtctcctgccttgccccgccctgccccgcccTGTAAACATCTACCGTAATAGTAATCACCTGAACTGAGGTgaggttagtcgctaagtcctatccgactcttgccaccccatggactgcagcctgccaggctcctctgtccatgggattctccaggcaagaatactggagtaggttgccatccaTTGCTTGGTAACAAATTACTCCCCCTTAGTGATAATCCTTTTATTATTGTCAGGTTTCTGTGGTCCAGGAATTAGGGAGAGGAGTTCCGGGAGCGTCTCAGGAAGCCGCAGTGGAGACTGCACTAGGACCAGGGCCAGTGTGAAGCACCCACTGTGGACTTTGGCCAAGCTGAGACTGAGGCTCACCTGGGCTGGCCTCTCTGAATCATGGCCAGGTCTGTTCCAGAGAGGGAAGGGGCAAgtgcccccacccaccctggtGAGTTCTGGGATCCGAGGTTCACCGGTGTGTGTCTGGTTCACTGTCTGTGCCCAGAGGCCAAGCCTGTCTGCAGAGAGGCCCAGGGTTAAACCCTGACACTGCTGACCCCCAGCTTCTGTGGGAGAGGTCAGGTGACAGCCTCCCAAGCTGAGAGGACCTGCCCACAAAGCCAGCCCCTGGAACCAACGTCAGGCCTCGGGGGTCCTCCCTGCCTGTGCCAGCCGAAAATAAAGAGCTCATCATGTCTGCCAAAGACGATTCTGGATGGACGGACACACAGACCACACACAGGATGTCTCTGGatggacacacagacagacacacagacctgGTGACAGGGTTTCCCCCACACTGTTTGTAAGGCATGTGTATGTATTATCTATTCTGAGAGGTTTTAAGTGAATAAAGGTTTAACTGCACACAGAACAAGCTGATTTATTTCTGGACACATTGGCACAATGTTAAATGCTAAAACACAGGTAGGAAGGGAAGCCCGCATTTAACATCCCCtttcccaccccccatcccctaCTCTTTATCCCTCAGTGGGACTCCCCAAATGGTACCAGCCCCCCCGATGGCCCCGAGCTTCCTGTAACCAAACCACCCCGCCTCCAGCCATAAAGGGagactgggggaggggaaagaccAAGAGGGGGAAGGCCACTATGGACCCCCGCACACACCTCAGACTCGAGGGCCCTGAGCCTGAGACCAACGCTGAGCAGGTCTTCCGGTCCTGCCCAGAGTGGAGGGAGCCTCAGCCTTCACAGACCACGGTGACCAGGCATGGGCGGGCCGCCACCTTCTCGTCTGTCTGGCCCTTAGAGGCACACTGGGCCTGGGTCTGCCTCCATCCCACAAGCCTGCGGCCAAAATTCCAGGCTCTGGCTTCTGCTGCTCCGGGCAGCCGCCCCTCCTGGTAGAGAAGcccctcactctccaccctggcatggctcccccaccccacaggaCTTCCACACCCGCTTGCCCAGGGGCCCACATGGGACCACAGGCATCCCTCTGGGAACTACAAATGAGGATGGGGTCCCGGAGCACCAGCCCCAGGACAAGGACAGAGACCTGAAAACAAGGGGGGCAGAGGTGTGCCCAACCCCCCTCTGCTCCCCCTGCACCCAGAAATCCAAGAGGCCCCCCAGTCCTCAGTCCCCACCAACAGCTTCCCTGGGGAGGGACGGGGGGAGGACAGACACGGCACGGAAGGCCTGGTGAGGGCCTGGCACGGAGTGTTTGATGGATATCTGCTTCTCTCTGGACTGCCCCCTCTGAGGATGGGGGCAGCTTTTCCTCCTGACGCAGGTCCCTGACTGGGGGcagctgtggcccaccaggacGGGTGGGGAGGGGCGGATGCAGGCCACAGCCTCGAGAGGCAAGGGGAGCCGctgagcagccaggagcctgcaGCACCCTGCCCCCTCGACCACCACAGCCATCGTCCCTGGTCCCTTTGCTCCCACTTTCTGGGTCTCACCTTTCTCACCTCTAAGAAGAGGCTAAACCAGTTAGTCCTTGAAGGCACAATGGGCAGGGGAATCCCCCAAACATCAAGCAACGGGAGCCTGGATTCTCAGCTCTACCCGCCCCCCGGCTCCCATCGAGGTCTCCAGCCCGGCCATCAGAACAGGGCTCCCAGCCTCCTTCCCGTGGCCTCTCAGGGCCGGGCTTGGCAACCCCAAGCCCCAGGAGGTGCAAAGGGAAATGGAGCCCCTCTCGCCGCATCTGCCTGCCCGGGACTCAGATGACCACAGAGTGCGGGGCGCCCGGCTGCCTGCCCAGGCTGAGGGCTCGGGCCGCTGCGAGCAGGAGGGCGCCGCTGAGCGACCCCGCAGAGCAGGAGCCGCTGGCCAGGGCCAGGGACCAGCCGAAGCAGATGCGGATGTCCTGCGTGTGCTGGGGGCCGTGCTGGCGGGCTGTCTCTGCCAAGGCCAGCTGTGAGTAGATGATGGAGATGACGACCCCCGCCAGGGTCAGGGCGCCTGGGGAGGAGGTGCAGAGTGGCTGCTCAGTGCCTCTGCCTGCTGAGGGTGCCGGCCCCACCTGGGACCCCGGCACGGTAGTCCTGTAGACATGGCCTCTGCCCACTGGCCTTCGGGAGGATGAAGGCTCCAACTCAGTCCTCAAACCTCAGGACCTCACCCTACAAAATCCCCTTGCAAACAGCACTACCTACACCCCCAACTCACATAAATACGCCCCCAACTCACATAAATACCCCTGCATACACAGCCCTCTCCCATCGCCCCTggagttacacacacacacacacagacacacacacacacacagccacacacacacacggccacacacacacacacacaaccacacacacacagccacacacacacacagacagccacacacacacacacagacacacacagacacacacacacagacacacacacacacagacacacacacacagacacacacacacagacagccacacacacagacacacacacacacagacatacacacacacacagagacacacacacacacacagagccggTGCCTCTACTGGGCACCGGGAAGGGTGGGAGGAGCTCTGGAGCTCTGGCCAGACATCCTGAGCCAGGCCCCTGACCTGCACCTCTGGCTCCCTCTTCCTCgcagctccccctccccacttcactGGCCCACAGCCTCCCCTGCTGACCCCAGCTCAGTGTCCCTCTTCCAGAggccctgtcccctccccaggtCTGAGTTTCAGGCCCTCCCTTCGGATCCCATGACCCCGGTCCGTCCCCAGATGAGGacaccctcctccctccagccctgcaTCTCTGCAGGAAGAAGACTGGCTTTGTGCCTAGTGCACAGTGACCCTGGAGGGTCGGGGGCAAGCAAAGAGCTGGGCACCGGGACATCTGCCTGTCCACCCAGGTTCAGGGGGAACAGCCCAGAGAGCCACCCTCCGTCCCACCGCTGCAGGCAGATGTCAGGGCCTACCCTTGATGCCAGCTGCAGGGAATGTAGGTGGGGTCCTGAGACCCCCTAAGGCACTTCCTGGGTGCATGGCGCTCCCTCCGGACACTGCCCAGTTAAGGCACGAGGCAGACCTTCAGGGCTAGGTCTGCATCTCACTGGGACCCAGAGAAGGGGCAGACCCTGGGCACCCCCACACTGCCTGCCTCTTAGCCAGGTCCTCTGGGACCCCTCACTTGACCAATGATGGGAAGGACGGACTGGCCTCCACCAGCCTGGCGCTGGGTGGAGCCACCACAGAAGTTATGGATTTAATTTTGGGAAGCTGTGAAGCCAAGTCAACTGCAGGGCTCTGGGACGGGGGTCAGTGcccagtgggggagggggtgctgaaCACATCTCTCAGGCTTCTTCGGGGAACTGTGCAGCTGAGGCCCCAGAAACAGAGGTGTCTGTCTCAGCCTACAGTGGTCAGAGGTCCCAGACAAGTCCCCCcgtcccaccccctccacccccacccaggccGCCCCACCAGCTGAGCACATCTCTTCAAGCTGCCAGCTACTTCGGTCCAGCCTGGCTCTGGGCAGGACCCGCTGCTCTGCCAGAGTAAGCTCCCAAGCTGGACCCCGACCTGGAACACCTGACTCTTCCTGGGCACTGAGGCGCGCAGGTCTGCCTCATGCCAGACCGCTTCTGCACCTCAGACCTCCTGAGATGACTCAGGCCTCTCCCCTGGCTGGCTCTGGAGCCTCGAGCGGGGTGATGGCCAC includes:
- the LOC110134486 gene encoding uncharacterized protein isoform X5, producing MWLELGCRTSPLFLEGRQRPDPISLECHGKGRGALKQEPEAPPPSSPLESPEGSSPPVLGEEVSRETTGPHLQRTDGKGSQTELQATAAELLGVEQTLFVPTNTMANLISVMCHCRRRGSQLLLGHECHIHVYEQGGVAQIAGVHSHPLPDLPYGTLDLTELERLVTRSLGSPYHPICELICLENTHSSSGGRVLPLEYLRQVHLLARSHGVRVHLDGARLMNAAVALGVPPAHIMEHCDSVSLCFSKGLGAPVGALVGGPKDFIEEAWHLRKALGGGMRQAGVLAAAALVGLADAEEMLQRDHQNAQRFAKGTGVPRLLRGSHRRGDQHGDGESGRAAAQGAVPAPAGRERGRGGPDRPRGACAGLPLDGAVGACRVAPGRLCAGHRAGAGKVGVRAEDPAPWPGWTELTRVSVVQELGRGVPGASQEAAVETALGPGPV
- the LOC110134486 gene encoding uncharacterized protein isoform X8, with amino-acid sequence MGKEVRQSCRLQLRSCLGWSRPCSCPQTPWPISSLIAGVHSHPLPDLPYGTLDLTELERLVTRSLGSPYHPICELICLENTHSSSGGRVLPLEYLRQVHLLARSHGVRVHLDGARLMNAAVALGVPPAHIMEHCDSVSLCFSKGLGAPVGALVGGPKDFIEEAWHLRKALGGGMRQAGVLAAAALVGLADAEEMLQRDHQNAQRFAKGTGVPRLLRGSHRRGDQHGDGESGRAAAQGAVPAPAGRERGRGGPDRPRGACAGLPLDGAVGACRVAPGRLCAGHRAGAGKVGVRAEDPAPWPGWTELTRAGFCGPGIRERSSGSVSGSRSGDCTRTRASVKHPLWTLAKLRLRLTWAGLSESWPGLFQRGKGQVPPPTLVSSGIRGSPVCVWFTVCAQRPSLSAERPRVKP
- the LOC110134486 gene encoding uncharacterized protein isoform X9, translated to MCHCRRRGSQLLLGHECHIHVYEQGGVAQIAGVHSHPLPDLPYGTLDLTELERLVTRSLGSPYHPICELICLENTHSSSGGRVLPLEYLRQVHLLARSHGVRVHLDGARLMNAAVALGVPPAHIMEHCDSVSLCFSKGLGAPVGALVGGPKDFIEEAWHLRKALGGGMRQAGVLAAAALVGLADAEEMLQRDHQNAQRFAKGTGVPRLLRGSHRRGDQHGDGESGRAAAQGAVPAPAGRERGRGGPDRPRGACAGLPLDGAVGACRVAPGRLCAGHRAGAGKVGVRAEDPAPWPGWTELTRAGFCGPGIRERSSGSVSGSRSGDCTRTRASVKHPLWTLAKLRLRLTWAGLSESWPGLFQRGKGQVPPPTLVSSGIRGSPVCVWFTVCAQRPSLSAERPRVKP
- the LOC110134486 gene encoding uncharacterized protein isoform X6, with product MWLELGCRTSPLFLEGRQRPDPISLECHGKGRGALKQEPEAPPPSSPLESPEGSSPPVLGEEVSRETTGPHLQRTDGKGSQTELQATAAELLGVEQTLFVPTNTMANLISVMCHCRRRGSQLLLGHECHIHVYEQGGVAQIAGVHSHPLPDLPYGTLDLTELERLVTRSLGSPYHPICELICLENTHSSSGGRVLPLEYLRQVHLLARSHGVRVHLDGARLMNAAVALGVPPAHIMEHCDSVSLCFSKGLGAPVGALVGGPKDFIEEAWHLRKALGGGMRQAGVLAAAALVGLADAEEMLQRDHQNAQRFAKGLQELASPVCSVDPTAVETNMVMVRVDGLPPKELCRRLQAVSADEAAQTGRAVRVLVFPWTERSVRAVWHRDVSAQDTELALGKWAFVLRTLRLGQDGRS
- the LOC110134486 gene encoding uncharacterized protein isoform X7 — its product is MANLISVMCHCRRRGSQLLLGHECHIHVYEQGGVAQIAGVHSHPLPDLPYGTLDLTELERLVTRSLGSPYHPICELICLENTHSSSGGRVLPLEYLRQVHLLARSHGVRVHLDGARLMNAAVALGVPPAHIMEHCDSVSLCFSKGLGAPVGALVGGPKDFIEEAWHLRKALGGGMRQAGVLAAAALVGLADAEEMLQRDHQNAQRFAKGTGVPRLLRGSHRRGDQHGDGESGRAAAQGAVPAPAGRERGRGGPDRPRGACAGLPLDGAVGACRVAPGRLCAGHRAGAGKVGVRAEDPAPWPGWTELTRAGFCGPGIRERSSGSVSGSRSGDCTRTRASVKHPLWTLAKLRLRLTWAGLSESWPGLFQRGKGQVPPPTLVSSGIRGSPVCVWFTVCAQRPSLSAERPRVKP